The DNA window GGAAACTGTCTGGACGTGTGATTTTTCTTATGATTACGTGAAAATTAATGCAGAATATCGGACTTAGATAACGCGAGTACGGCGAGTTTCTTTTAAAAAGACAACAGCTTGAATGTTGTAGGGTGGAATAGCGAAGCGTATTCCACCTTGAAATTCTGCAAAAATTGAGCAAAAACAGATTATAAATCGTATGGTGGAATACGCTTTGCTATTCCACCCTACATTTTTTAGTTGAAAAATTCTAAACGGTTTTCGCCACTCGCCGAACTAGCGTTAGATAAGCGAAAAAATTGCGCGTAGTGTCATGTGTGGCATTACGCCCATTGAGTCAGCATTATGGCTTATCGGAAAAAAAATCAGATTCAATTTTACCCGTTAAAGGATTCACCGTGATTTTTGCCTTCATACCTTCATACTCTAAAATGATTTCTCCGCCACTACTTCCCCCTTCAGGATAAAACACAATTTCATACACGGATTTATCTTTTGTGGTAATCTCCCCGCCCCACTGCAATGTTGCACCACGACTAACCCAATTATTCACACTGGGTGTTTTATCTATATCTTCCGTTTCTTTTCCTTCATAAAATTTCACAACCTTAGAAGTCCCTTCAATAATTGCAGAACGTCGTGCGTAATTTAAAGCGGCAATCGCTTCACGAAGTTGAGCCTGAAACAAGGTTGACTTACCTGAATTTAAATGAGGAATTACAATTGCTGCAGCAAGGGCAATAATTGCCATAACTAATAGAATTTCAAATAAGGTAAATCCATATTGACTGGTAAAACGAGAGGGTTTTAACATAACTTATTAATAATATTTGATATTAGCTAAAAATTTTGTTTACATGAAACGAGTGTTTTTTGTAAATTTTGAACAACTTGTTTTCTTTAATTTATAATTAATTAATAAGTGATTAACTAAAAACTATAGCTAATCCGCAATGTTTAGCATAAATCTTGCCCATCTGATAAACTGGCACACAGTATAAATCAGATAAATGTGTTAATGACATTTTAAAACTTGTTTATTTTTTCTTATCTGCCTTCGAGTTCATTCAGTTATGACGATGCGCGATTACTACCAAATTTTAGAAATTACCCCTGATGCAGATCAGGAAGAAATTAAACGGGCTTATCGACGGCTCGCACAAAAATATCATCCAGACCGTAGTCCAGAAGCAAATGCCGCACAATGTTTTCAGACGATTCAAGAAGCTTATGATACTTTAAAAGACCCTATACAACGCATTGAGTACAACCGTACTCGTAAAGTGATTAAACCTTATAGTTTCTCATGGTTACGTAACCAATTTTATGCATGGCGACGGGCGCGAGAAAATGATTATGCATTGAAATCAGCAGAACAGCGTGTCTATGCACAAGATGATGATGATAACTCTTTTGATTATAAAGGGTTAATGATTGGTATTGGTCTGTTGTTATTTGGCGGTATTGCGGGTGCAGGAGTACATTATTTATGGGCATCTCCAACGGTATCAACAGGATTGACTGCATCGCCTGCCTTATCCTCATCATCAACTGCCGAAAAAACGACAGGCTCATCAGAATATCAGTTTGCACTCTTTTTAATTGAAAATACGAATAATTTAGACCTGATAGATACCTTAGAACGGCTCAGTCAGCAACAGCAAATCAATGTGTTTGCTGATGCACAGGTTAAAGCGGCTTTATTGCATTATTACGATAAGCAATATACGGTCACGACTCCTGAGCAAGCATTACAGATATTGACCAAATTACAAGTTAAATATCCGCAAGATAACTTAATTGCAGAGCGGCAACAGCAGTTACAGCAAATTGTTGGGGCAGCACCGACTTTAACAAGTTCTGTCAATGGGGCAAATCAATTAGATACCAAATCCCCCCCTGATTCTTCTTTACCTGTACAAGATAATCCTGCAACTCCGCCTGTTTTAGCGAATTTAGCAACGCCTTTGCCTACTGAGACAAGTCCTCCCACAGAGCGAGAGGCACACCCTACGACAGAGACAACAGCAATAACAACACCAGTTCCTGTAGAACCCATTGCAGAACCAATAAATACAGTAGAAACAGCAGATTCAGTCATTACCAATGATGCTAATAATCTCGTCACTGCACCTGTTGCAATGACAGCAATCACACAACGCTTGGCTGTTTGTCGTACACACATCAATGAACAACGTTTAACCTATGGTCAAGATAGTGCATTGAATTGTTATCGAGAAGTGCTACGAATGGATCCGCGCAATCTTGCTGCACGGCAGGGCATTGACAATTTAAAAAACAGCTTTTTATCCCGTTTTGATAGCTTGCTTGAACAACAACGTGTTGATAAAGCAAAGTCTTATATTAGAAGCCTAGAACGGATTGATCCCCGTCTGCCCATTTTGAAAGAGTTAAGATTAAAAGTGGTTGAGTTAGAAAATAAAATCCAAGCTGCCTCTGTCTTATTTTCTGAAACAGCCAATAAATGTGCAGAATTGATTCGTAAATTATCAGTTGGCTTAAATCTAGCCCCTCATGAAGATGTTTATTTTAAAGAAAATTGTCATTAGACCGAGGACTGAATGATGCAAGTTTCTTCTATGACGTATATTCGTCTGTTAAGCCTGTGTTTTTTTCTCGCAGGATGTCAAACCCTTCCAAAACCACCACAGCAAGTAGTTGATTATCCAATCAGTTTTGAAGCGGCCGTGACCGCAGTAACACATCAATTATTAGGCACACTTGCAAAACAGCAGGCAGGGAATCAGCTCATCATCGTGCTTGACCCTTTTGTCGATGCAAATAGTGGTGATGTTTTGGAGATAAGCCGTAGTATTGAAGAAGACATGATTGCGGAAGGGAAAAAATATTATCCCAGCTATATTTTAGACCGCCTCACACCTGCTTTATTACGGCGTGCGCAGTATGTTTTAAACGGCACGATTAATTTACGTGATTATCAGTTGAGCACAGAAAGCGCAACAGATAAGTATTATCAGTTGTCTGCAAGTTTGGTGGATTTAAAAACAGGTGTTGTTATTGCCCACGCAATGAGTTGGATTGCAGATGCTGATTTAAATTACGTCAGAACGCCGTTGTATCGGAATAGCCCCACTTTTTTTAAAGATAAACGGGTACAAAGCCAAATCGAAACAGCAGAAACCCATGAGGGTAAATCAGCAGATGATGAGTATTACAGCAGCTTAGATACCAATGCGTTGTTGGTAGAAGCAGAAACCGCCTATGAAAATACGAATTATACTAAAGCGCATTATTTATTTCAGAAAGCGGCAGCACGTAGTGATGGGCAAGTCATGAAAACTTATCTTGGCTTATATGAAACAACGCGCAAAACAGAAAAAGAAAATGTCGCCAATCAAGAAGCCGCATTTACAAAATTACTGGCGTTAAGCATTCAAGAAACCAATAGTTTAAATATTCGATTTTTATTTGAAGTGAATTCAATCGAATTTATTAATAACAATAGCATACGCCAACAGTATGCTGAATGGTTGCGCATGATTAGCCGTTTTTTACAGAAAAATAGTTATTGTTTTCAGGTTGTTGGGCATAGCAGTAAAACAGGAAAAGCTGACTATAATCTTAAGCTCTCTGTAGAACGGGCAGAACATGTGCGTCAATTATTAGCGGTAGAATTACCCAGTTTAGCCACACAATCAAAAGCCATTGGTAAAGGCTTTAGTGAAAATTTAGTCGGCTCTGGCACTGATGATGCGCAGGATGCAATTGATAGACGGGTTGAATTATCGATTGTGAATTGCCAAGACTTTAAAGTAACGCCCTAATCCTCCCAAAATATGCGGTATTCACGGACTATCCAGCAATACCGCGTCGCTTTACAACTCGCTTCTCTCGCTCCTATACTCAGTGACGCTTTTAATAAAAAATAAGGTAGTACGACGTAGAACAATCTATTTGCATCACCCCGACGGTTTTGCGTTACTTAACTACTCATGACAGTAAACCATCAAGAGAGCATTTTTATGTCTTACCGTATAATAACCATCGTGCCATTGCTTTTTTCTATGGGCAATGTTTACGCAAATGATTATCCAACCATTGATAAAGTGAATTATGTGTTTGAATGCATGGCATTGCATGGCGGGGAAAGTTATGAAAATATGTATCAGTGTGCCTGTACTATAGACGAAATCGCAAATAAGATGTCTTACGATGAATATACAAAAGCGGATACCTTAGCGCGTTTATTGCAAGCACGGGGCGAGCGTGCAGCAATTTTTCGTGACCCCCCCGAAGCGAAAGCGTTACGTAAAAAATTCGCAGATATCAAAACGGTGGCTGAAAAGCGTTGTTTTATCAATCAAGTTACAGCCCCCAGTCATCCGACTGCAACGTCAACGACTGAAACACCGCAACCTGCAACAATGACCGAGCCAGTCCCGACGCAACAGGCGGGTAGCAACACAAAGTAATTTATTTATCAATTTGTTATTGTCTTAATGCCTTTATGAGTGGCAAGATTAAATTGCGTGTGTGAGTTGCAATTTATGATTACTCATAAATGCTTGTTGATAGCTGTTTAACATGCCGTTCATCATTTGCGTTAATGTCCAATGTTGATTGGCATGTTGTAACGCATTTAGACAGAGTTGTTCCCGCAAACTGGGTTCTCGTAACAAGCGCATGGTATTTTCTGCAAGCGCATGTGCTGATTGTGCAGGACATAACAAGCCTGTTTTTTCATGTTCTATCATCTCTACTAATCCCCCTGTTGAGGTCGCAACAACGGCTGTTTTTGTTAGAAATGCTTGAGAAACAAGGCGTGTTTGTGCTTCTGTTGCGATAGAGGCAATGATAATAACGTCACAAATGCTTAAATAATCTTCAATATTGACGCGATATCCTAGAAAGTGGAAATGTGTTTGATACGTAGAGTGAGCAACGGCTGTTAAGACTTGTTGTTTATACGCTTGAGAGTTTTCGGTCGCTTCTCCAATTTGTAAAAAAGTGACATTAGAAAAGTGTTGCGCAATTTCTTGACAGGCTTGAACAAAAAAGAGTTGTCCCTTGTCTTCGCGTATCATCCCGATATTGGCAATAATCCAATGGTCTGTGGAAATTCCTAAACTTGCACGTAGTGCTTGGTTTTTTTCTCGTAATTGCGGATAGAAACGGGTTTCATCCACGCCTGCAATAGCAACATCAATGGCATGGATAGACTTTAAGCCAAAAGAGACTAATTGCGCCTTAATTGTCTGTGCGGTCACTATCACACGGTCATTACCATACTGCCAAATTAAACGATGTACAAAACTGTGGCGAATTGGGTTAGTGACATGACGAGAGCGTACAACAGTAATGCCTGTTAGCCACTTAATCCAACAGGCTTGATAACTGTCTTTAGAGCTGTGTGTATCAATTAATTCAATCTGTTGCACATGTAGAAAATGATATAGCTGCCATAATATCGGTAGGCTAAATGCATTATGAATGTCTAAGGGTAAGCAGGATAGCCCGTAACGCCGCGCTTCGTGCAAAATAGCAGAGCGACTGTGTGCAATAAGCCAAACTTGATGCCCATGCGCACGTAGCCATAACATCTGTTCGATAATGCGTAATTCTTGCCCGCCCCAATGCAAACTACTTTCTAAATGTGCAATACGCATTGTTGCTATATCCGATTAATTCTCTGATAAATAAGTTATTTCTTCTCACTATTTTCAACGCCGTTTGCAGCACTTCGATATAAGAATTGCCCGATGAGTTGTTCTAACACCATTGCAGATTGTGTAAGGTAAATTTCACTATTACTGTGTAAATACTCAACATCGCCACCAGGTTCTAAACCAATATATTGTTCGCCTAATAAACCAGAGGTGAAAATACTGGCGGATGTATCAGCGGGTAACTTGTCGAACTGGGGTTCTATGCGTAACGTAGCAATCGCTTTATATGTGTTATTATCAAAGCGGATGTCTGTCACGCGCCCAATGGTAACACCGCTGACTTTTACAGGGGCTTTGACTTTTAAACCGCCAATATTTTGGAACTTTGCGGTTACTAAATAACCCGCATCATTGTATAACGAGCCTAAGTTACTCACTTTTAAGGTTAAGAGTAATAAGGCAAGAAAGCCTAACATCACAAAAACGCCAACCCAAATTTCTAATGTTCTTGAATACATAGCGGTTTCCTAGATACGAAAAAATTGCATATTGACATTATACTGTACTTTCATCAGTGCTATAAAACATTGCACAAAAAACCCGCTTGCCTTCGCTAACTTTATATCATGATGAATACGACCGACTTATCAGATATTCCTTCTATTGCCTTATTACCGTTACCTGTTGCTAATCAGATTGCTGCGGGTGAGGTGATTGAGCGACCTGCGTCTGTGGTTAAAGAGTTATTAGAAAACAGTGTGGATGCAGGGGCTGACCATATTGATATAGAGATAGAAAAAGGTGGCGTTGGTTTAATTCGTATTCGTGATAATGGGTGTGGGATTCGTGCGACTGAATTAGAACTGGCAGTGAGTCGTCATGCAACCAATAAAATTAGAACCTTAACCGATTTAGAGCAATTGCATAGTTTAGGGTTTCGTGGAGAAGCACTTGCGAGTATTGCGTCAGTCTCACAATTTGCAATGCATTCTCGTTTTTATAGTGCAGAACATGGCTATAGTTTATTGCTCAATACGTTTAGTCAAATACCAACAATAGAACCCGTTCCCCATCCTGTCGGCACAACGGTTGAAGTGCGCGAATTGTTTTATAACACGCCTGCTCGTCGTAAATTTCTACGCGCTGAAAAAACAGAATTTGGGCATATTCAAGAAGTCGTAAAACGCCTTGCATTGAGTCGCTTTAACGTCAGCTTTACCCTGCAACATCATGCTAAAACGGTACTTACCTTAAAAAAAACGACCGATGAAGCCAGCCGTTTATTGCGTATTGGGCAATTATGCGGGACTGAATTCATGCAAAACGCCTTAACCGTGCAATATGAAAACCAGATGATTCGTTTATCAGGCTGGATAAGTCCGCCCAGTTATGCACGGGGACAAGCTGACCAGCAATATTTTTTTGTAAATGGGCGGGTTGTGCGGGATAAATTGGTGAGTCATGCCATTCGCGCTGCTTATCAAGATGTGCTTTACAGTGGACGACACCCTTGTTACGTTTTATATTTGGAAATAGCCCCACATGAAGTCGATGTGAATGTTCATCCAACGAAACATGAAGTGCGTTTTGTGCAACAAGGTTGGATACATCATTTTTTAGCCAGCAGTTTGCAACAAACCTTAGGGCAAACACGCCCGAGTAATTCCGTGAATATTGCTGACCATTTAGACAATACGGCAACAACATTTGCACGTCCACATTTAGATAATCGCCCTTCTCCCCAGTATCAGCCAGCCTTAGCAATTGCGCCTACCCCCGAATTGACTGTACAAGAAAGCCAACAGTTTTATCAGGTTTTGCATCAAGCTAAACTGCAAACAACAACAGAGACCCAAGCCCCTCCCGAGTCAGTAATTCCCCCTTTAGGCTATGCAAGAGCACAGTTACATGGGATTTTTATTATTGCGGAGAATGCACAGGGGCTTGTGTTAGTGGATATGCACGCAGCCCATGAGCGAATCACTTATGAACGCATGAAAACTGCATGGGAAACACACCGTTTAACAGCACAATATTTATTAGTCCCTGTTACCGTTTTCATCAGTGAAACCGATGCAGACCAATTGGATACTTTTCATGAAACCCTATTGCGTTTAGGCTTTGAAATCACACGTGCAGGACGGGAAAGTTTATTAGTACGTCAAGTACCGCAACTCTTGATACAAGCGGATATTGCGTTATTGGTACAAGCATTACTCAGTGATTTAATTCGTTTTGGTAGCAGTGCGGTTTTAGATACGCACATTCATGAGATTTTTGCCACAATGGCATGTCATCATTCAGTACGTGCTAATCGTCAACTGAGTTTAAGCGAAATGAACGCATTATTACGTGATATGGAAGCCACTGAACGCAGTAATCAATGTAATCATGGTCGCCCAACATGGGTACAATTGAGTTTAAAAGAATTAGACAGTTTATTTTTACGCGGGCGGTAAATCATCAATCGTATCAATATCCTGTAAAATGCCTTTATCATCACCATGTAAGGGTAGCAGTGTTGTTATATGGGCTTCAATAATTGCCCGCGCACCGCTATCCCCTGTTAATTGACTGAGTGGCGTATAAAATTGATGAGCAAACCCAACAGGATGCCCACGTTTCCCACGATAATAGGGGGCAACTAAGGCAACACCATTTTCTAAATGTGTCACTAAACGTTGGATTGTTTGTGCTTGAATAAAAGGCATGTCAGCTAAGGCGACTAACCATGCATCAGCCGTTGCACTGGCTTGTACGCCACACGCTAAACTGTGTCCCATGCCAAGCGTTGACGCTTCACAAATGACATAAGTATAACCTGCTATTGTTAATAATCTTTGTAATTCAATATCATCAGGACGTACAACAACCAATAATTGTTTAACCCATGGTTGCAATATTTGCGCACTGGCTAATATCAAGGGCAGTTGTTGTTGCGGCAGAATATGACGTAATTTGGGACTACCAAAGCGTTGGCTTTGACCAGCGGCTAACAGAATACCTGTAATATGCATAGTAAAGATGCGAGAGAATAAAAGCCGTTAATAAGCAGTTATAATGAGGAGATTGAGATGTTAAAACAAGTCATTGCCAGCGGTGTGTTACTCGCATTATCTTTTCAGAGCTGGGCAGAAGAGAATACTTGTCAATATGCGGGGATTACTTTGCATGGCAAGGTTAAAAAGGTTGATAGCTTTCCTGATATTAAAATTCAGGTGGTGACATCTTTCCCTGATTTACGGGTACAAGTTGTACAAAGTTTTCCTGATAATTGCGGTCAATGGCAATGGGTTGATAGCTTTCCTGATTTTACTGTGCAATTTGTTGACAGTTTCCCCCAATTAAAAATCCAATATGTTGATGCATTTTCAGGTAAACCGTAAGGCAATCAGGCTACTTTAACGGGCTAGTAATAGCGGTAAAGATTTTTTAATCAACCCTTCTAAATAGGCAACATCTGGTAACCACGCGCTTTCTAAGCGTTCATTATCAGCAAGTTGAATACCATAGACTAAACCTTTACGTTTTTCTTCGTAAGGATTTAATAAATTTTCAGGTTTAATAGACAACGCTTGAGGAATATCTGTTGCGAGAAAGGCATAGAAAGGCAACATTTGTGGCGCTTCTAGCCCATACAGTACAACAATACGATAGTTTTCAGATAAATCAATAGCGGGTAACGACAACGCCGTATTAATGGAAAGAACAGGTACTTTTTGCTCACGCCATAACACAGTTCCTAATAACCAATCGGGTTGCGTTTCTGCAACAGGGGTTGGGTTAGTATAGGGCGTTACTTCAGCAACTAATGTGCTTGGTAATAAAAAATTACCACTACTAATAGGTATGAGTAAACTGCGTACAACATTTTCATTCAGTGACATATATTGTTCTCCAGTTTACCTATCAATGCGTAATATTGGCTGTTGCCATCGATTCGGCTAACAAAGTATTGATATTATCCAATAACTCCGTTTCATTAAACGGCTTGCCTAAATAACGGTTAATACCAATTTTTTCCGCACGATCACGATGTTTTGTCCCTGTGCGTGAAGTAATCATGATAATTGGGATATGTTTCCACGTAGGATTATTCCGAACTTGTGTGGCTAATTCATAACCATCCATACGGGGCATTTCCACATCTAACAACATCAAATCAGGGGTATGTTCCTGCAATTGTGCAATGGCATCCACCCCATCTTTTGCGGTTAATACTTCCATTCCTTGTCGTTTTAATAAACGTGCGGTCACTTTACGAACCGTGATAGAGTCATCAACCACCATGATAGTTTTCACTGTCACAGGTTTCTCTTCAATGACAGGCTCTACAACTTTTTGTTGTTGCTCGTATTGTGGCGTTGTATCTGCACGTGTAATTGTTGGAATATCTAAAATGAGCACAACACGTCCATCACCAAGAATTGTTGCACCTGCAATCCAGCGGATTGTACCAATCTGAATCCCGACAGATTTCACAACGATTTCTTTACTTCCTTCAATTCCATCAACCAATAACGCAATACGACGATCACCTGTACGAACCAGTAACATAGGCACTAAGCTAGAGTCAATTGAAGCATTTCTACCAATGCCTAACAATTCCCCTAAATGGAAAACACGGTAATTATTATCCATATACTTGTAATAATGCAGTTCATCGGCGTTATGCAGTACTTCTTGACGAGGTGCACGCATGACGGCATCAACATGGTTTAAAGGTACTGCCATCGTTTCTTCCCCAACATGTACCATTAATGCTTGAGTAATGGTTAATGATAAGGGTAAACGAATCTCAAAAAGCGTACCTTCCCCTGTTTTAGAATGGATTTGTAAACTGCCGCCCAGTTGTTTAATTTCTGTACTGACTACATCCATACCAACACCGCGTCCAGAGACTTGAGTGATTTTCGTCGCAGTACTAAAAGAAGGTTCTAAAATAAACTGCATTAACTCTTGATCGCTGATGACTGTACCCTGTTGTATCATCTTACGTTCTTCCGCTTTTTTGCGGATAGCAGGTAAATTTAAGCCTGCGCCATCATCAGATACTTTAACAATAAGTTCAGCACCTTCACGGGATATATCGATAATAATTGTTGCATTCGGTGATTTGCCAAGCTGTTGACGAATTTGCGGTTCTTCTACACCATGTCCAATTGCGTTACGTAACATATGCTCTAAAGGGGCAACAACACGATTTAAAACAGTTCTTTCAAACTCGATACTTTCCCCTTTAATCTGGAACTCTACTTGTTTACGTAATTCACGCGCGGTTAAACGGGCAATACGTTGTAGTCTTGGAGAAATTCTTGAAAATGGCACCATGCGAGTGCGCAAAATTCCTTCTTGTAATTCAGCACCAATACGACTTTGTTGAATTAATAACGCATCACTTTGACGTGCAAGAATTTTTAACGCATCTTGAATATTAAACAAGTCGTTAATGGTTTCCATTAAGCTACGCGATAATTGTTGTAAAACAGAGAAGCGATCTAACTCTAACGGATCGAACTCTTCATCGTCTTGCATTTCATCAGAATAATGGGAAATAATTTGTGCTTCGGTTTCAATTTCTAAACGACGTAACTGATCACGTAGCCGCGCAACAGTCTGTTCCATTTCAGATAGGTTATTCTTGACCGCGCCCTGTTGCTGTTCCATATGTGCACGGGAAATGGAAAGTTCACCTGCTAAATTAGTGAGTTTATCGATTAACGTGACACGCACCCGAATACGATCTTCACCGTTTTCGGTCATTTCTGATTCACGTTCAGCACGCTCCGCTTTTTCTTCTTCTTCCGCTGTGAGGGCATCAGCTGGTTTTTGAGTGGAGCTTGTTTCGACGGTTGGTGTTGCTGTCGTGGTTAGTGGAGGCATTGGTATCGTTGTTGCGACAGTGTGCTCTTCTTCATCAGAGCCGACTGCATCCTGAATTTGACTAATTAAATCAACAGGCATGTCCAATGCGACACCAGAACGAACCGCTTCCAACATTGCAGCTAACTCATCTACACTGTTTTGTACAATTTCTTGTAATTTAGGGTTAGATTGCGCATTTCCCTCAACAATCCGCGTTAATACAGACTCTAAATGATGGCTTAAATCGCCCATTGGAACAATGCCAACCATCCGTGCTCCACCCTTTAAGGTGTGCAGTTCGCGTTGTAATTCTTTTAATAATTGCAAATTATTGGGAGCTGTTTTCCAACGCTCAATTAAACTCTGTGTATTTTCTAGTATTTCCTCAGCTTCTTCGAGGAAAATAGCCATAAATTCATCAGTCGCTTCTGTTGTCTCAGGTACAAATCCGATGTTGTTCGTGTTGGCAACACTTGTTTCTGAAGCGACTAAAGGCGGTAATGCTTTAATTGCAATTTGGGCTTTTTGTAATAGATTTTTTTGCTGTGTTGGTTCTACAGTATCATTATTAACTAATATTTCAATGAGTTGTTTAGCCTCTTCGAAAATTTTTAACCCTTCTAAGGATAAAGGTAATTTTCGTTCTGCTAAGGCACGCGCATAAGTTTCCATGGGTGCTGCAATATCAGAAATACTCGTTACATCAACACTACGTGAACTACCATTTAAGGTATGAAAAGCGCGAATAACATCCTGTTCAATGGGCGCGTTCAAATTAGCTCTATGAAAAGCTAGGGAGTCCGTTAGTGTTGTTAAATGCGTGATGGCTTCATTTTTAAAAATATTGAAGAGAATAGGGTCTATTGTTTCTGTATCTTCTAGCTCTAGAAAATGTTTATCCTCTTCTTCAATTTCAATCGCGGTATGATGGGCAACTCTATCAGCTAATAATGCTTGTTCTGCAAGTCGTTCTTCTTCATCTTCCGTTAGTTGAGATATATCACCCATCATCTCTAAGGAGAGATCAGCGGGCAAATCAGCAAGTTCATCACGCATTGCTAATTCATCATCGATACTTTCTAAAGCGGGTAATTCTTCTAAACTTTCTGTTGCTAATGGTTCGTCAGTAGGCAAATCAGCAAGTTCATCACTCATTGCTAATTCGTCATCAACACTTTCTAAAGCGGGTAATTCTTCTAAATTTTCTGTTGCTAATGATTCGTCAGCAGAACCTTCTAATATATTGACGGATTCTTTAATATCTGTAGTGATGGTTTCATTAATAGCAGAAGGTTTAGTACTTGTGTCAGCTTCAAACTCGCCTAATTCCTTACCCTTTGTTTGGGTAAGATATTCTGTTTGAGAA is part of the Beggiatoa alba B18LD genome and encodes:
- a CDS encoding hybrid sensor histidine kinase/response regulator, which gives rise to MKLIEIPEQTPSTEVDEEILEIFVEEVGEVLGEIETSFDAWRSDPSDTESLKTLRRNFHTLKGSGRLVGATIIGELGWRFENMLNRLLDNTFAPNEKVFNLIAQAQAVLPELVEQFSNTMPPSHKTLVLISQTEYLTQTKGKELGEFEADTSTKPSAINETITTDIKESVNILEGSADESLATENLEELPALESVDDELAMSDELADLPTDEPLATESLEELPALESIDDELAMRDELADLPADLSLEMMGDISQLTEDEEERLAEQALLADRVAHHTAIEIEEEDKHFLELEDTETIDPILFNIFKNEAITHLTTLTDSLAFHRANLNAPIEQDVIRAFHTLNGSSRSVDVTSISDIAAPMETYARALAERKLPLSLEGLKIFEEAKQLIEILVNNDTVEPTQQKNLLQKAQIAIKALPPLVASETSVANTNNIGFVPETTEATDEFMAIFLEEAEEILENTQSLIERWKTAPNNLQLLKELQRELHTLKGGARMVGIVPMGDLSHHLESVLTRIVEGNAQSNPKLQEIVQNSVDELAAMLEAVRSGVALDMPVDLISQIQDAVGSDEEEHTVATTIPMPPLTTTATPTVETSSTQKPADALTAEEEEKAERAERESEMTENGEDRIRVRVTLIDKLTNLAGELSISRAHMEQQQGAVKNNLSEMEQTVARLRDQLRRLEIETEAQIISHYSDEMQDDEEFDPLELDRFSVLQQLSRSLMETINDLFNIQDALKILARQSDALLIQQSRIGAELQEGILRTRMVPFSRISPRLQRIARLTARELRKQVEFQIKGESIEFERTVLNRVVAPLEHMLRNAIGHGVEEPQIRQQLGKSPNATIIIDISREGAELIVKVSDDGAGLNLPAIRKKAEERKMIQQGTVISDQELMQFILEPSFSTATKITQVSGRGVGMDVVSTEIKQLGGSLQIHSKTGEGTLFEIRLPLSLTITQALMVHVGEETMAVPLNHVDAVMRAPRQEVLHNADELHYYKYMDNNYRVFHLGELLGIGRNASIDSSLVPMLLVRTGDRRIALLVDGIEGSKEIVVKSVGIQIGTIRWIAGATILGDGRVVLILDIPTITRADTTPQYEQQQKVVEPVIEEKPVTVKTIMVVDDSITVRKVTARLLKRQGMEVLTAKDGVDAIAQLQEHTPDLMLLDVEMPRMDGYELATQVRNNPTWKHIPIIMITSRTGTKHRDRAEKIGINRYLGKPFNETELLDNINTLLAESMATANITH